The proteins below are encoded in one region of Periplaneta americana isolate PAMFEO1 chromosome 11, P.americana_PAMFEO1_priV1, whole genome shotgun sequence:
- the LOC138708737 gene encoding annexin B9-like, with amino-acid sequence MSYPGYPGYPQAASGIPTPGFYPPQHATVQLSYPLNPTYPGHSPGMSQYPQYPPSSTQPYPPSGGAGQGPYPPSSQAPYPPSTQAGYPPTSQAPYPPTTHAPYPPTTHTQYPTTTHAPYPPTTGGGLYPTQSSSPYPSSGLGFPAQAPTSFAPQPQPYNPITSAYVAPVGAQPPGMHTGGHSLSRPGSNVHSTYSKGTPTVRPVSPFNPRQDAEVLRKAMKGFGTDEKTIINVLANRTNSQRLEIAVQFKTLYGKDLISDLKSELSGRFEDLVVAMMTPLPKFYAKELHDAISGIGTNEDTLIEILCTTTNHEIRTIRAAYEHIYRSSMEKDLAGDTSGNFRRLLVSLCTGNRDESSMVDQAAAMQDAQSLLRAGELRLGTDESTFNCILCSRSYPQLQLIFSEYQRLTGHEFEKAIKNEFSGDIEAGLLAIVKSVKNKSAFFAERLHDSMAGMGTKDRALIRIMVTRCEVDMVEIKNAFQAKYGKTLESFISGDASGDYKKCLLALATQ; translated from the exons gctGCTTCTGGGATACCAACTCCTGGTTTCTATCCTCCACAGCATGCCACTGTCCAGCTCAGTTACCCATTAAATCCTACCTATCCCGGTCATAGTCCTGGGATGAGCCAGTATCCTCAGTATCCTCCATCAAGCACACAACCATATCCTCCAAGTGGTGGTGCGGGCCAGGGACCATATCCACCCTCATCCCAGGCGCCTTACCCACCCTCCACCCAGGCAGGGTACCCACCCACATCTCAGGCACCTTACCCACCCACGACCCATGCACCATACCCACCCACCACCCATACACAATATCCAACCACTACCCACGCACCATACCCACCCACAACAGGGGGTGGCTTGTATCCAACACAGTCAAGCTCTCCCTACCCGTCCTCAGGGCTTGGTTTTCCAGCACAAGCACCCACTTCTTTCGCACCACAGCCTCAACCATACAACCCTATCACATCTGCTTATGTAGCACCCGTTGGTGCTCAGCCCCCGGGCATGCATACGGGTGGCCATAGCTTGAGTAGGCCTGGCTCTAATGTGCATTCAACGTACTCAAAG GGCACCCCTACTGTGAGGCCTGTATCACCCTTCAATCCACGACAAGATGCAGAGGTTCTACGGAAAGCAATGAAAGGGTTTGGAACTGATGAAAAGACCATTATTAATGTTCTTGCAAACAGAACAAACAGCCAGAGACTTGAAATTGCGGTGCAGTTTAAAACTCTGTATGGAAAG GATTTAATATCAGATTTGAAAAGTGAGCTGAGTGGTCGCTTTGAAGACTTGGTTGTGGCCATGATGACACCATTGCCGAAGTTCTACGCCAAAGAATTGCATGATGCTATAAGTGGAATCGGCACAAATGAGGATACACTTATTGAGATCCTGTGCACCACCACCAATCACGAGATTCGAACAATTCGTGCTGCGTATGAACACA TTTATCGAAGTTCCATGGAAAAGGATTTGGCTGGTGACACCTCAGGCAATTTCAGACGACTTTTAGTTTCACTCTGCACC GGAAATCGTGACGAAAGCAGTATGGTGGATCAGGCTGCAGCTATGCAGGATGCCCAGTCACTACTAAGAGCTG GTGAACTGCGACTTGGAACAGATGAATCTACTTTCAATTGCATCTTGTGCTCACGAAGCTATCCACAGCTCCAACTCATCTTCAGCGAGTATCAGCGCCTCACAGGTCATGAGTTTGAGAAAGCCATAAAGAATGAGTTCTCAGGGGACATTGAAGCAGGCCTTCTTGCGATTG tgAAGTCTGTAAAGAACAAATCAGCTTTCTTCGCAGAACGCCTTCATGACAGTATGGCTGGCATGGGCACTAAGGACAGAGCTCTGATCCGTATTATGGTTACCCGATGTGAAGTGGATATGGTTGAGATAAAGAATGCGTTCCAGGCCAAATATGGCAAGACCTTGGAGAGCTTCATATCG GGAGATGCATCAGGAGACTACAAGAAATGTCTGCTTGCCTTGGCCACACAATGA